A genome region from Amblyraja radiata isolate CabotCenter1 chromosome 32, sAmbRad1.1.pri, whole genome shotgun sequence includes the following:
- the c32h9orf78 gene encoding telomere length and silencing protein 1 homolog, with protein MPAGKSYRKRREEESESDEEDEQRVVEVRSKLDELKEIQSLRKRQNGVSAAALLVGEQAPEESSNVDDPFKLKTGGMIDMKILKDRKREKVEEEDTDLNLGTSFSVETNRRDEDADMMKYIETELRRRKGILENEELKTKVKNPEDLLYELPDNINVSSAKRTEEMLSNQMLSGIPEVDLGIDAKIKNIISTEEAKALLLAEQRNKKKDNSTSFVPTNIAVNYVQHNRFYREELHAPAKRHKEEAKPRPLRVGDTDKPEPEQTPPNRKRPSNEKATDDYHYEKFKKMSRRY; from the exons ATGCCGGCGGGGAAAAGTTACAGGAAGAGGCGAGAGGAGGAGTCGGAGTCGGACGAAGAAGAtgagcagagggtggtggaggtcag GTCAAAACTAgacgaactgaaggaaattcagagTTTAAGGAAGAGACAAAATGGAGTGAG TGCTGCCGCCCTGCTGGTTGGGGAACAAGCACCGGAAGAAAGTTCAAATGTG GATGACCCCTTTAAACTGAAGACGGGAGGTATGATTGATATGAAGATCCTGAAGGACCGAAAGCGAGAAAA GGTAGAGGAGGAAGACACAGACTTGAACTTGGGCACATCATTTTCGGTGGAGACCAATAGACGTGACGAGGATGCTGACAT GATGAAGTATATTGAGACGGAATTAAGGAGGAGGAAAGGAATCCTGGAAAATGAGGAACTGAAGACAAAGGTGAAAAATCCAGAAGATCTGCTCTATGAACTGCCTGATAATATCAATGTTTCTTCCGCCAAGCGTACAGAAgaaatgctatccaatcagatgctAAGTGGCATTCCAGAGGTTGATCTGGGGATCGA TGCAAAAATAAAGAATATTATCAGCACTGAAGAGGCAAAAGCCCTGCTCTTAGCTGAACAACGCAACAAAAAGAAGGATAACAGCACCTCCTTTGTACCCACGAATATTGCAGTCAACTATGTCCAGCATAACCGGT TCTACCGAGAGGAATTGCATGCACCTGCAAAACGCCATAAAGAGGAAGCCAAACCTCGGCCCTTGAGAGTGGGAGACACTGATAAACCGGAGCCTGAAC AAACTCCTCCAAATCGCAAACGGCCTTCGAATGAAAAAGCAACAGATGACTACCATTATGAAAAGTTCAAGAAAATGAGCAGAAGATACTGA